One genomic segment of Salvia splendens isolate huo1 unplaced genomic scaffold, SspV2 ctg198, whole genome shotgun sequence includes these proteins:
- the LOC121789283 gene encoding uncharacterized protein LOC121789283, whose protein sequence is MKPNWELTNCCQHEQVRFLATIGIFTVVILAFWRTFLLTPFKLITVFLHEASHAIACKITCGEVEGIQVHANEGGMTQTRGGVYWLILPAGYLGSSFWGMALILASTNLLSSRIAAGCLILSLFIVLFIAQNWTLRGLCIGFIVLLAVVWVLQETTNVRILHYIILFIGVMNSLFSIYDIYDDLISRRVHSSDAEKFAELCPCCTGVGWGVIWGMISLLFLSASIYLGLVILS, encoded by the exons ATGAAGCCTAACTGGGAGCTGACGAATTGCTGTCAACATGAACAAGTCCGATTTCTAGCAACCATTGGCATTTTCACCGTTGTTATTCTTGCT TTCTGGAGGACATTTTTGCTGACACCTTTTAAGCTCATCACTGTGTTTCTTCATGAAGCAAGCCACGCGATTGCGTGCAAGATTACTTGTGGGGAG GTCGAGGGCATTCAAGTTCATGCTAACGAAGGTGGCATGACTCAAACACGTGGTGGTGTATATTGGTTGATCTTACCGGCTGGAT ACCTTGGATCATCGTTTTGGGGTATGGCTCTCATACTTGCTTCGACAAACCTCCTCTCCTCAAGAATCGCTGCTGGTTGTCTTATTCTTTCCCTCTTTATTGTGCTCTTCATTGCACAAAAT TGGACTCTACGAGGGCTTTGTATCG GATTTATTGTTTTGCTTGCTGTCGTCTGGGTTCTTCAAGAAACAACCAACGTTCGTATCCTTcactacattattctcttcattg GTGTTATGAATAGCCTGTTTTCCATCTATG ATATATACGATGATTTGATATCTCGAAGGGTTCACTCTAGTGATGCTGAGAAATTCGCAGAGCTTTGCCCCTGCTGCACGGGAGTTGGTTGGGGAGTAATCTG GGGAATGATATCCTTACTGTTTCTCTCTGCATCGATATATCTTGGACTCGTCATCTTGTCCTGA